In Rhinoraja longicauda isolate Sanriku21f chromosome 39, sRhiLon1.1, whole genome shotgun sequence, one DNA window encodes the following:
- the psenen gene encoding gamma-secretase subunit PEN-2, whose translation MNLERVSNEEKLNLCRKYYLGGFALLPFLWLVNSVWFFREAFTKPQFNEQVQIKKFKTRREMFALSTF comes from the exons ATGAATCTCGAGCGTGTCAGCAACGAAGAAAAGCTCAACCTCTGCCGGAAATATTACCTAG GTGGATTCGCTTTGCTCCCCTTTCTTTGGCTGGTGAACTCAGTCTGGTTCTTCAGGGAAGCGTTTACAAAACCGCAGTTCAATGAACAAGTCCAGATTAAGAAAT TCAAGACGAGGAGGGAAATGTTTGCCCTGAGCACCTTTTAG